In Gimesia benthica, a single window of DNA contains:
- a CDS encoding sigma-70 family RNA polymerase sigma factor encodes MEDSVTNWMNHLAEGSDSAAEYLWERYFNKIVRAANNRLGDSPRRVHDEEDVAVSVFNSLCRGAREGRFNQLKNRDELWRLLLAMTRQKAVDRIRHETRQKRGGGMVFGESVFGYIPGKENQTAGIEQFVSEDLTPEFIALIEEESTAAINDLGENVRPFIQLRLEGYEQTEIAEKLGVSLSTVERKLRMVRKRWMQRLEDSQNKSDEF; translated from the coding sequence GTGGAAGATTCCGTTACGAACTGGATGAACCATCTGGCAGAAGGTTCAGATTCAGCTGCCGAGTATCTCTGGGAGCGTTACTTCAATAAAATTGTCCGGGCAGCGAATAACCGACTTGGAGACTCACCACGTCGCGTTCATGATGAAGAAGATGTCGCAGTCAGTGTTTTCAACAGTCTATGTCGAGGAGCCAGGGAGGGGCGATTTAATCAACTCAAAAACCGAGATGAATTATGGCGGTTGCTGCTGGCAATGACGCGACAAAAAGCCGTCGACCGAATTCGCCATGAGACACGCCAGAAAAGAGGCGGCGGGATGGTTTTCGGTGAATCTGTCTTTGGATACATTCCAGGTAAAGAAAATCAGACAGCAGGAATTGAGCAGTTTGTCAGTGAAGATCTGACGCCTGAATTCATCGCTCTAATCGAAGAGGAATCAACCGCGGCAATTAATGATCTGGGGGAGAATGTCCGCCCCTTTATCCAGTTGCGTCTGGAAGGGTACGAACAGACGGAAATTGCCGAAAAGCTGGGAGTTTCTCTCAGTACAGTCGAACGAAAATTGAGAATGGTCCGTAAGCGATGGATGCAGAGATTAGAGGACTCCCAAAACAAATCTGATGAGTTTTAA
- a CDS encoding mechanosensitive ion channel domain-containing protein, with the protein MRQLSLVLLTAVFFCLSNKSHAQTWEPLTRQTKGNAQHSSGTAQQARKEKPLVEVDDIFRSPRTNQGIASPIRDKWDNQIKPARSSAKTQDPFGGTPTLKSDVPQAHFKTTDHAHRSILLMSHTQAAKDNKADGSQQGEKGIEDAPAQQNSILQDELSVNKINEIIKNLESSESVDGQKKTEYLAYLNQAIKWLENAKEYQAKTVQFEAEIKQAPELLKQLKEKLETEVEVTKIEQKADATLAQLEQQLGQAKDTLKAAQAKLVQAEKDLNSKDRTNRKTELAKLKEGTKSQLEKITTELTPASSESSSEQQAYVIGIENKARQAALKQQLLMIDAEINRSDALVELFPVKRDLAKREVSQAEKLVEKHQVIVNDFRSSESKRHAAEARTAASNAHPAVREYAEKNVLLAESRTKLTKSIEIVSGPAGYLLSVQEKLTKLKEDFESVKQKIEVYGMTPTIGLLLRNRRDHLPAIEIHKQRIVFSEQEMQAAQVALLELENDRSQLGDYEKTIEQTLVDLDVDSDQVHPQQLEKIVRELIKDRRQYLDSLILDYHTYHDNLSNLELVSRELIEETTSYRSYIDEQILWIPSANQLGKAEFTKSYDALASFLKPQSWYDVYKSTTRNAQDYPVASLFLILTCILLIVSRKRLLGWLEQSGQRVQDENHLSFIPTFRAFIITVFLAAVGPLMFWCVGWWMSLNQNATDLVLGLADAFTSVAIFYFVIELFRMICREGGLADKHFGWPQASLAPLSRNLNRFSFLALPTLFIVSMLTRHHSGEWQNSLGRLSFLAGLGILGFYLHISLRPGKGAIPQAFASSGNLWGHRFRFVTYLFGVGFTITLASLLYMGYVYTANQLLQRMWLVVCFLLALLLIQELLTRLLLVVWNRMRQQKLLRLRIKKSKLKSDMTDNVAVDDSALELENVGKQLSQLVRGAAFLTFLCCNWFVWSDVLPALQIFDRVELWNITEMSNQQMQTADGKTITEQVPQIVPITLADLFLSIIAILGTYVATKTLPGLLEISILGRLPIDTAMRHVIIMVSRYIVSLAGFILACHLVGIKWSSVQWLAAAMTVGLGFGLQEIFANLVSGLIILFEQPIRIGDTVTVNGVTGTVTRMQIRATTVTDYDRKESIIPNKRFITEDVVNWTLSDPITRFVIPVGISYDCDPSTARELLLKVARNHPLVLNEPHTSALFKGFGDSTLDLELRVFIGKRDDYSIVLHDLNVAIKQVFQEAGIEIAFPQQDLHIRTFTDSVSFESAEQSSQNKKNAAPDMTAHREDGLADAA; encoded by the coding sequence ATGAGACAACTTAGTCTTGTATTGCTGACTGCTGTGTTCTTTTGTCTTAGCAACAAATCACATGCTCAAACATGGGAGCCGCTGACTCGGCAAACGAAGGGGAATGCTCAGCATTCATCCGGTACGGCACAGCAGGCCAGGAAAGAAAAACCTCTGGTTGAGGTTGATGATATTTTTCGCAGTCCTCGGACCAATCAAGGTATCGCATCACCGATCAGGGACAAGTGGGACAATCAAATCAAACCCGCGCGTTCAAGTGCAAAAACACAAGATCCATTCGGAGGCACGCCCACTCTGAAGAGTGATGTTCCCCAGGCTCATTTTAAAACAACAGATCATGCTCACAGATCAATCCTGCTAATGAGTCACACCCAGGCAGCCAAAGACAACAAGGCTGATGGATCCCAGCAGGGCGAGAAAGGGATAGAAGATGCTCCGGCACAACAGAATTCCATCCTGCAGGATGAGTTGTCTGTAAACAAGATCAACGAGATCATCAAAAATCTTGAAAGTTCGGAATCTGTAGACGGCCAGAAAAAGACTGAATATCTCGCCTACTTAAACCAGGCAATCAAATGGCTTGAAAATGCCAAAGAGTATCAAGCTAAGACAGTTCAGTTTGAAGCCGAGATCAAGCAGGCTCCGGAATTACTCAAGCAATTAAAAGAAAAGCTCGAAACAGAGGTTGAAGTCACCAAAATTGAGCAGAAAGCAGATGCCACACTCGCTCAGCTTGAACAGCAATTAGGGCAAGCTAAAGACACTTTAAAAGCGGCTCAGGCCAAACTGGTTCAGGCAGAAAAAGATTTGAACTCGAAGGACCGAACGAATCGCAAAACAGAACTGGCTAAATTAAAAGAAGGCACTAAAAGTCAGTTGGAGAAAATAACAACCGAGTTAACTCCTGCCAGCAGTGAGTCTTCTTCTGAACAACAAGCGTATGTAATCGGCATTGAGAATAAGGCCCGCCAGGCGGCGTTAAAGCAACAGCTTTTGATGATTGATGCCGAGATCAATCGATCTGATGCCTTAGTCGAATTGTTCCCTGTTAAACGTGATCTCGCTAAACGCGAGGTTTCGCAAGCAGAAAAACTGGTTGAGAAGCACCAGGTGATTGTGAACGATTTCCGTTCTTCTGAATCAAAGAGACATGCAGCAGAAGCGAGAACAGCAGCCAGCAATGCCCATCCGGCAGTTCGGGAATATGCAGAGAAAAATGTTCTGCTGGCTGAAAGCCGAACGAAACTGACTAAGAGTATTGAGATCGTCTCGGGTCCTGCAGGCTATCTTTTGAGCGTTCAGGAAAAGTTGACGAAATTAAAAGAGGACTTCGAGTCAGTCAAACAGAAGATCGAAGTGTATGGGATGACACCAACCATTGGTTTGCTGCTCAGGAACCGTCGAGACCATTTACCCGCCATTGAAATTCATAAACAAAGAATTGTTTTCAGTGAACAGGAAATGCAAGCTGCACAAGTAGCACTTCTTGAATTAGAAAATGATCGATCACAGTTAGGGGATTATGAAAAGACCATTGAGCAGACGCTGGTTGACCTCGATGTTGACTCAGACCAGGTACATCCTCAACAACTGGAAAAAATTGTCCGGGAACTGATTAAAGATCGCCGTCAATATCTGGACAGCCTGATTCTGGACTATCATACCTACCATGACAATCTCAGTAATCTCGAATTAGTGTCGCGCGAGTTGATTGAGGAAACAACATCGTATCGAAGTTATATTGACGAACAGATCTTATGGATTCCCAGTGCAAATCAACTTGGAAAAGCAGAGTTTACCAAGAGCTATGATGCATTAGCATCTTTCTTAAAGCCTCAAAGCTGGTACGACGTCTATAAAAGCACGACTCGTAATGCGCAAGATTATCCTGTTGCCAGTTTATTTCTGATACTGACCTGCATCCTGTTGATTGTAAGTCGGAAACGCCTGCTAGGATGGCTGGAACAGTCAGGGCAGCGCGTTCAGGATGAAAATCATCTCTCTTTTATCCCCACGTTCAGGGCATTTATCATTACGGTATTCCTGGCCGCCGTGGGACCTTTGATGTTCTGGTGCGTAGGCTGGTGGATGTCACTCAATCAAAATGCAACAGACCTGGTTCTTGGTCTGGCAGATGCATTCACTTCGGTTGCCATATTTTATTTTGTGATCGAATTATTTCGAATGATTTGTCGCGAAGGTGGTCTGGCAGACAAACATTTTGGCTGGCCTCAAGCCAGCCTGGCTCCATTATCCCGAAATTTAAATCGATTCAGCTTCTTAGCACTCCCGACATTGTTCATCGTCAGTATGCTGACCCGTCATCATAGTGGAGAGTGGCAAAATTCATTGGGGCGTCTTTCCTTTTTAGCCGGCCTGGGAATTCTTGGGTTTTACCTCCACATTTCGTTGAGACCAGGCAAGGGAGCTATTCCTCAAGCATTTGCAAGCTCAGGGAATTTATGGGGACATCGCTTCCGGTTTGTAACCTATCTATTTGGGGTTGGCTTCACCATCACATTAGCTTCGCTGCTTTATATGGGATACGTTTATACCGCAAACCAGCTCTTGCAGCGAATGTGGCTGGTTGTCTGTTTCCTGCTGGCACTGTTGTTGATTCAGGAACTCTTGACGAGACTCTTGCTGGTTGTCTGGAATCGAATGCGACAGCAGAAACTTCTCAGACTCAGAATAAAAAAGTCAAAATTAAAATCAGATATGACTGATAATGTAGCCGTCGATGATTCAGCACTTGAACTGGAAAATGTTGGCAAACAATTAAGTCAACTGGTGAGAGGTGCAGCGTTTCTGACGTTTCTTTGTTGTAACTGGTTTGTCTGGTCTGATGTCTTACCCGCATTACAGATATTCGATCGCGTTGAGCTCTGGAATATTACTGAAATGTCAAATCAGCAGATGCAGACTGCGGATGGCAAAACCATTACTGAGCAAGTCCCGCAGATTGTCCCCATTACTTTGGCCGATTTATTTTTAAGCATCATTGCCATTCTCGGCACTTATGTTGCGACAAAAACACTCCCGGGCTTATTGGAAATATCTATCCTGGGGCGATTGCCTATCGATACTGCGATGCGGCATGTCATCATCATGGTAAGTCGCTACATCGTAAGTTTGGCAGGGTTTATTCTGGCCTGTCATTTAGTAGGGATCAAATGGTCCAGTGTGCAATGGCTGGCTGCTGCGATGACGGTAGGACTTGGCTTTGGTTTACAGGAAATCTTCGCGAACTTGGTTTCAGGTTTAATCATTCTCTTTGAGCAACCGATTCGGATTGGAGATACAGTGACCGTTAACGGAGTCACCGGCACAGTGACGCGAATGCAAATCCGGGCCACAACCGTTACCGATTATGATCGTAAAGAATCAATTATCCCCAATAAACGATTCATTACCGAAGACGTAGTCAACTGGACTCTATCTGATCCGATTACGCGTTTTGTGATTCCTGTTGGCATCTCATACGACTGTGACCCATCGACTGCGAGGGAACTGTTGTTGAAAGTCGCGAGAAACCATCCACTCGTTTTGAATGAACCTCACACGTCTGCACTTTTCAAGGGATTCGGTGACAGCACACTTGATCTGGAATTGCGTGTTTTCATCGGAAAGAGAGACGACTATTCAATCGTATTGCACGATTTGAATGTTGCTATCAAACAGGTATTTCAGGAGGCTGGTATTGAAATTGCATTTCCGCAACAGGATTTGCACATTCGCACATTTACAGATTCCGTTTCTTTTGAATCAGCCGAACAAAGTTCGCAGAATAAGAAAAATGCTGCACCGGACATGACGGCGCATAGAGAAGACGGCCTGGCAGATGCGGCTTAA